In Flavobacteriales bacterium, the DNA window GCGATACCTTCATCAGCGCAATGATCGAAGCGGGTGGGTGGCGCAACGTCTTTGCCGATCGGGTTCGATATCCGGAAATATCCTCGGAGGACCTACGGGCGGTGGCACCGGACCTCGTCTTTTTGTCGTCAGAGCCCTACCCTTTCCGCGAGGAGCACGTGAAGGCGATGTTGAAAATCGTGCCGCAGGCACAAATACACCTCGTAGATGGTGAAATGTTCAGTTGGTATGGGAGTCGGTTGAAGAAAACGCCGGGTTACTTGAAGGCTTTAAGGGCCAAGATTGCCGACCATAAAGAATAAAAAAAAGCCGCTTCGTGATGAAGCGGCTTTTTTGTTGGATGTTATTCGATCAAGCTTGAGCGGTCGGTCCACCGAAATTCAGTGGAATGTTTCCGCGGTTGTCTTCTTTGATCTCGCCGAATTGTTGCTCGTATTTCTGAATGTTATCATTCAGAGCACGCAACAAGCGTTTGGCGTGTTGCGGCGTAAGCACGATTCGCGATTTCACCTTCGCTTTGGGTACCCCGGGCATCAACTTCACGAAGTCCACGACGAATTCGGCCGGACTATGGTTGATGATGGCCAGGTTACTATACATCCCCTCGGCGATCTCCTCAGGCAATTCAATGTTGATTTGATTACCTTGTTGGTCTTGGTTTTCTTCAGACATATTAAGCTTTCTCTTCTACTTTCTCTTTCTTGGCTGCTTCGGCCTTGGCCACCATAGCTTCGAAATCCTCTTTGCTTCCTACGATCA includes these proteins:
- a CDS encoding DUF3467 domain-containing protein, encoding MSEENQDQQGNQINIELPEEIAEGMYSNLAIINHSPAEFVVDFVKLMPGVPKAKVKSRIVLTPQHAKRLLRALNDNIQKYEQQFGEIKEDNRGNIPLNFGGPTAQA